One genomic region from Granulicella aggregans encodes:
- a CDS encoding PAS domain S-box protein: protein MSVPGTSNSVREAGFVVGSPLSVVPLSTAEVSLRERERELEEAHRIARLGTWKWVKATNVLTWSPEVYRIYGCDPTLPPPRGDATRKLTGEKSWEAITTALQRAFDYGEPYELDLSITNTSGEPRWVQARGEVAERDANGAVTVLRGTVQDITERKQNEARLEQLTDRLLETESRFQRLYEANLMGICYPDRFGAFSDGNDEFLRVVGYTRADLKAGLVRWDTMTPPEYAELDARHIGEAAERGSCTPYEKEYIRKDGSRVPIMCGYALLEGSEDEYIGFISDLSAQKEAEHAMAERERRFRELAESLPELVWESDASGAVTYFNHNFRLFSGFELADIRGREIRELVHPEDEPRTSAHWMRCVQAGEPYENEHRMRRKDGSYRAFLARAVAVRNDAGEIVRWLGTATDIHDQKLAEEALRRTEKLAAAGRLAASMAHEINNPLESVTNSLFLALQDKTLPADTRAYLELADRELRRVAHVTTQTLQFHRQSRFAAVEDLGSLMDSAVALFEVRAATVGVILERDYRCAGRLYCCGDEVRQVFANLLSNALDAVRGGGKIRVRIARVKGWDEARTEGLRVSVGDTGQGIPVEIREKIFEAFVTTKDATGTGLGLWVSLGIIQKHGGRIAMRTRLGQGTVFSLFLPIDGLPARLVPS from the coding sequence ATGAGCGTTCCGGGGACATCAAATTCTGTTCGAGAGGCAGGTTTTGTTGTAGGCAGCCCACTCAGCGTTGTCCCGCTCAGCACTGCAGAGGTATCGCTGCGGGAACGCGAAAGGGAGCTTGAAGAGGCGCACCGGATTGCGCGTCTGGGGACTTGGAAGTGGGTGAAGGCGACGAATGTGCTCACATGGTCGCCGGAGGTGTACCGGATCTATGGGTGCGACCCGACACTGCCTCCTCCGCGTGGGGACGCGACCCGCAAGTTGACGGGCGAGAAGAGCTGGGAGGCCATCACTACGGCGCTGCAACGCGCCTTCGACTACGGGGAGCCTTACGAGCTCGACCTATCGATCACCAACACCAGCGGCGAACCCCGCTGGGTCCAGGCACGGGGGGAGGTGGCCGAGCGCGACGCCAATGGAGCGGTGACGGTGCTGCGCGGGACAGTGCAGGACATTACCGAACGAAAGCAGAACGAAGCGCGGTTGGAACAGTTGACGGACAGACTGCTCGAGACGGAGTCGCGGTTCCAGCGCCTTTACGAAGCGAATCTGATGGGCATCTGCTACCCGGATAGGTTCGGTGCTTTCTCGGACGGCAACGACGAGTTTCTCCGTGTAGTGGGATACACGAGAGCGGACCTGAAGGCGGGCCTCGTGCGGTGGGACACGATGACGCCGCCGGAGTATGCCGAGCTGGATGCGAGGCACATCGGCGAGGCGGCCGAACGCGGAAGCTGCACGCCCTATGAAAAGGAGTACATCCGCAAGGACGGATCGCGCGTGCCAATCATGTGCGGATATGCCCTGCTGGAGGGTTCAGAGGATGAGTACATCGGGTTCATCAGCGATCTGAGCGCGCAGAAAGAGGCCGAGCATGCAATGGCGGAGCGCGAGCGAAGGTTTCGCGAGCTGGCGGAGAGTCTGCCGGAGTTGGTTTGGGAGTCGGATGCGAGTGGCGCGGTGACCTACTTCAACCACAACTTCCGGCTCTTTTCCGGCTTTGAGCTGGCAGATATTCGAGGCAGAGAGATTAGGGAATTGGTGCATCCGGAGGACGAGCCAAGAACGTCCGCGCACTGGATGCGATGTGTGCAGGCTGGCGAACCGTACGAGAACGAGCATCGGATGCGGCGGAAGGACGGGTCCTATCGGGCGTTTCTGGCGCGTGCTGTTGCAGTCCGCAATGACGCGGGCGAGATCGTGCGCTGGCTCGGGACGGCCACGGACATCCACGATCAGAAGCTAGCAGAAGAGGCGTTGCGACGCACGGAAAAGCTCGCTGCTGCCGGACGCCTTGCGGCGAGCATGGCGCACGAGATTAATAATCCGCTGGAATCGGTGACGAACTCGCTCTTCCTGGCCCTTCAGGACAAGACGTTGCCCGCAGACACGCGGGCTTATCTCGAGCTAGCTGACAGGGAGTTGCGGCGTGTTGCCCATGTGACCACGCAGACGCTGCAGTTTCACCGTCAGTCGAGGTTCGCGGCAGTCGAGGACTTGGGCAGCCTGATGGACTCAGCTGTCGCATTGTTCGAGGTACGCGCGGCGACCGTAGGTGTGATTTTGGAACGCGACTATCGCTGTGCTGGACGGCTGTACTGTTGTGGCGATGAGGTCCGGCAAGTATTTGCAAACCTGCTGAGCAACGCTCTGGATGCAGTCCGGGGCGGTGGGAAGATCAGGGTGAGGATCGCCCGCGTGAAGGGCTGGGACGAGGCAAGGACGGAGGGATTGCGCGTGTCGGTAGGGGACACAGGACAAGGAATTCCAGTCGAGATCCGAGAAAAGATCTTCGAGGCCTTTGTGACGACGAAGGACGCGACAGGCACGGGATTGGGCCTATGGGTGTCGTTGGGCATCATACAGAAGCATGGCGGAAGGATAGCGATGCGCACCCGTCTGGGTCAGGGAACTGTCTTCAGCTTGTTCCTGCCAATAGACGGTCTACCGGCCAGGCTTGTACCGAGCTAG